A genomic window from Shewanella vesiculosa includes:
- a CDS encoding alpha-L-glutamate ligase-like protein translates to MKYAWPWELSRSGVLNMNRRNISYIGRYNQRKFYKRVDDKLITKQLALANGIAVPDLIGVVHQQHKIQEIPAMVLDRSGFVIKPAKGSGGKGIMVITRVSNGCYYKPNGHEVTQNEIYRHVSNILSGLFSLGGKPDVAIVEGLIEFDPVFEGLSYEGVPDIRLIVFKGFPVMGMLRLSTAASDGKANLHQGAVGVGLDIATGNSLHAVQFDVPVDKHPDTHFPLSNIVVPHWETLLHTASSAYEMCELGYLGTDMVLDKNKGPLLLELNARPGLTIQIANGRGILPRLKHVEAMNSSAMSVEERVAYAKKHFCSNPIF, encoded by the coding sequence ATGAAGTACGCCTGGCCCTGGGAATTGAGCCGTAGCGGTGTACTCAACATGAACAGGCGCAATATTAGCTATATTGGTCGTTATAATCAGCGTAAGTTTTATAAACGCGTTGATGACAAGCTAATAACTAAACAACTTGCGCTTGCTAATGGCATTGCTGTTCCCGATTTAATTGGGGTTGTTCATCAGCAACATAAAATCCAAGAAATACCAGCAATGGTCCTTGACCGCAGTGGTTTTGTGATAAAACCTGCCAAAGGTTCTGGTGGTAAAGGTATTATGGTGATCACTAGGGTGAGCAATGGTTGTTATTATAAACCTAATGGCCACGAAGTGACTCAGAATGAAATTTACCGTCATGTATCTAATATTTTAAGTGGTTTATTTTCACTTGGTGGTAAGCCTGATGTGGCGATTGTCGAAGGATTAATTGAATTTGATCCGGTCTTTGAAGGGTTAAGTTATGAGGGTGTCCCTGACATCCGCTTAATTGTATTTAAAGGTTTTCCTGTCATGGGAATGTTACGATTATCGACTGCGGCGTCTGACGGTAAAGCAAACTTGCACCAAGGCGCTGTCGGTGTTGGTTTAGACATTGCTACCGGTAACAGTTTACACGCGGTGCAATTTGACGTGCCCGTTGATAAACACCCAGATACCCACTTCCCGCTGTCGAACATAGTCGTTCCTCATTGGGAAACCTTACTTCACACGGCATCTAGTGCTTATGAAATGTGTGAATTAGGCTATTTAGGCACTGACATGGTGCTAGATAAAAACAAAGGCCCATTGTTGCTCGAATTGAATGCCCGACCCGGTTTAACAATTCAAATTGCCAATGGAAGGGGGATCTTACCTCGACTTAAGCATGTTGAAGCGATGAATAGCTCAGCAATGTCAGTTGAGGAACGTGTGGCTTATGCTAAAAAGCATTTTTGTAGCAACCCTATTTTTTAA
- the thiE gene encoding thiamine phosphate synthase, with translation MNSSTFVSESIMQTPPIVWTIAGSDSGGGAGIQADLLTMQDLSCHGCSVITTLTAQNSVSVSLVETVSESMLLAQLTSLCADLPPVAIKIGLLASQAQVNILADWLTQIRSRLILAPFVVLDPVMVASSGASFNPMDLDFSPLIGLIDLLTPNQHELGRLCHHCVLAQHRSDNLNLESSLEIDPMSTLQLQMINDAKWLSNIFKCHVLAKGGDAHWQHDATDIYVSTSVPGASVAHSNAVFMLSSQRIVTNNNHGSGCTLSSAIACFIAHDLVIHDAIVLAKAYVNKGLALGFSLGQGPGVLARTGWPDDLQAMPLIKLITSDNLAQASFKHTAHNDFKSLLKPLGIYPVVDDLNILKQLLSAGCKTIQYRTKLDSDTCSDSLQRLTLETNIIEVIKLGREFHAQLFINDHWQLAVKHGAFGVHLGQEDLATADLAAIAAAGMALGLSSHSYFEALLAHQCSPSYIALGHIFATTTKQMPSAPQGLSKLKRYASLFARHYPTVAIGGIDLSNLEVIAMTGVGDVAVVRAVSAAADPAKAYQALNHKWLQLTRSLSKPSVSAEVR, from the coding sequence ATGAATTCATCGACATTTGTCAGTGAATCCATAATGCAAACCCCACCCATTGTCTGGACCATAGCCGGTTCAGACAGTGGTGGTGGTGCGGGGATTCAAGCTGATTTACTCACCATGCAAGACTTGTCATGTCACGGGTGTAGCGTAATAACCACATTAACTGCGCAAAACTCAGTCAGTGTCAGTCTTGTTGAAACTGTTTCTGAATCCATGTTACTGGCTCAGTTGACCAGCTTATGTGCAGATCTGCCGCCGGTAGCAATTAAAATTGGCCTGTTGGCATCCCAAGCACAGGTAAACATTTTGGCTGATTGGTTAACCCAGATACGATCTAGACTAATTTTAGCTCCTTTTGTGGTGCTTGATCCTGTGATGGTCGCCAGCAGTGGTGCCAGCTTTAATCCTATGGATCTCGATTTTAGTCCTCTCATTGGCTTAATTGACTTATTAACCCCTAATCAGCATGAGTTAGGTCGCTTATGTCATCATTGTGTTTTAGCGCAACATCGAAGTGATAACCTCAATCTCGAATCATCGCTTGAGATCGATCCCATGAGTACTCTGCAACTGCAGATGATTAACGACGCTAAGTGGTTATCAAATATATTTAAATGCCATGTACTCGCCAAAGGTGGTGATGCTCATTGGCAGCACGATGCGACAGATATTTATGTCAGTACAAGCGTACCAGGTGCCAGTGTTGCACACAGTAATGCCGTGTTTATGTTAAGCAGTCAGCGGATAGTCACTAATAACAATCATGGCAGTGGTTGCACTTTATCATCTGCAATAGCATGTTTTATTGCCCATGACTTAGTGATCCATGATGCTATTGTGTTGGCAAAAGCTTATGTCAATAAGGGCTTAGCATTAGGTTTCAGTCTAGGGCAAGGTCCTGGGGTTTTAGCCCGTACCGGTTGGCCCGATGATTTACAGGCTATGCCGTTAATCAAGTTGATTACATCAGACAATCTCGCTCAAGCTTCGTTTAAACACACAGCGCATAATGACTTTAAATCGCTGCTAAAACCACTCGGTATTTATCCTGTTGTTGATGACCTAAATATACTAAAACAGCTGCTATCAGCTGGCTGCAAAACCATTCAATATCGCACTAAACTCGATAGCGACACTTGTTCGGACAGTCTGCAGCGATTAACACTCGAAACTAATATTATTGAGGTGATTAAACTGGGTCGAGAGTTTCATGCTCAGTTATTTATCAATGATCATTGGCAACTGGCGGTTAAACACGGTGCGTTTGGGGTTCACTTAGGCCAAGAAGATTTGGCGACTGCAGATTTAGCCGCGATAGCTGCAGCTGGAATGGCGTTAGGGCTATCGAGTCACAGTTATTTTGAAGCCTTATTAGCCCACCAATGTTCACCTTCCTATATTGCCCTGGGGCATATTTTTGCTACCACGACTAAGCAAATGCCTTCCGCGCCTCAAGGGCTCAGTAAACTTAAACGTTATGCCAGTTTATTTGCGCGCCATTATCCTACCGTTGCTATTGGCGGGATAGATCTCAGTAATCTTGAGGTCATTGCCATGACTGGGGTGGGTGATGTTGCGGTTGTCAGGGCCGTGAGCGCTGCTGCAGATCCCGCTAAAGCTTATCAAGCGTTAAATCATAAGTGGTTACAGTTGACGCGATCATTATCGAAACCGAGTGTCTCTGCGGAGGTGAGATGA
- the thiS gene encoding sulfur carrier protein ThiS encodes MTHTNCHSQIALQLNGVEQIVRANLNLAELLILSDLPTQAVAIVVNDSVVPRSRWVHVLCQANDNITVFSAVAGG; translated from the coding sequence ATGACGCATACTAATTGCCACTCTCAGATTGCCTTGCAACTCAATGGGGTCGAACAAATCGTTCGGGCTAATTTGAATTTGGCCGAATTACTGATTTTAAGTGATCTACCCACTCAAGCGGTCGCCATAGTCGTCAACGATAGTGTTGTACCACGAAGCCGATGGGTGCACGTATTGTGTCAAGCGAACGATAATATTACGGTTTTTTCTGCCGTTGCTGGAGGTTAA
- the thiH gene encoding 2-iminoacetate synthase ThiH: MKLYSTTAKDVELALQNPSGNLDSLLALLSPAAMPYIEPMAQQAVQLTRKRFGANIGLFLPLYLSNLCANECDYCGFSMSNKVKRKTLNSDELTAEIAIIKQRGFDSILLVSGEHETKVGMGYFESVLPLVSKAFNYVAMEVQPLETEQYQHLGKLGVDAVMVYQETYRPQTYAKHHTRGKKQDFVYRLDTPDRVAKAGIDKIGLGVLLGLDDWRLDALLMGYHLDYLEKTYWRNRYSISLPRLRPCTGGISPKVELTDAGLVQLICAFRLFNPQLEISLSTRELPSLRDNLLPLGITHMSAGSSTQPGGYMAPDSQLDQFEISDNRPAEQVIIQMRRRGLNPVWKDWEMGWNND, encoded by the coding sequence ATGAAATTGTATTCGACTACCGCCAAAGATGTTGAATTGGCTTTGCAAAATCCAAGCGGCAATCTTGATAGCTTGTTGGCACTATTATCTCCTGCCGCAATGCCATATATTGAACCGATGGCGCAGCAAGCAGTTCAGCTGACTCGAAAGCGATTCGGTGCCAATATCGGTCTTTTCTTACCCTTGTATTTATCAAATCTGTGCGCCAATGAATGTGATTATTGTGGCTTTAGCATGAGCAATAAGGTCAAGCGTAAAACCCTTAACAGTGATGAACTCACAGCAGAAATAGCTATTATTAAACAACGTGGCTTCGATTCGATATTACTGGTGTCTGGTGAACACGAAACCAAAGTTGGAATGGGGTATTTTGAGTCGGTGTTACCGTTAGTTAGCAAGGCTTTTAATTACGTGGCAATGGAAGTTCAACCATTGGAAACAGAACAATATCAGCATCTTGGTAAGTTAGGTGTTGATGCCGTTATGGTATACCAAGAAACTTACCGGCCTCAAACTTATGCAAAACATCATACTCGCGGTAAAAAACAAGATTTCGTTTATCGCTTAGATACCCCAGATCGAGTCGCAAAAGCAGGGATCGATAAAATAGGTTTAGGGGTATTACTTGGGTTAGATGATTGGCGACTCGATGCATTATTAATGGGGTATCATCTTGATTATCTAGAAAAAACCTACTGGCGTAATCGTTACAGTATTTCATTACCTCGGTTACGTCCATGCACTGGTGGTATTTCACCTAAGGTTGAATTAACCGATGCCGGATTAGTGCAATTGATCTGTGCATTTAGGTTGTTTAATCCGCAACTTGAAATCAGTTTATCAACACGTGAACTGCCGTCGCTGAGGGATAATTTACTGCCATTAGGGATTACCCACATGAGTGCCGGAAGCTCAACTCAACCTGGTGGTTACATGGCACCTGACAGCCAACTTGATCAATTTGAGATCAGTGATAATCGCCCTGCAGAGCAAGTGATAATCCAAATGAGGCGACGAGGATTGAATCCCGTATGGAAAGATTGGGAGATGGGCTGGAATAATGATTAA
- a CDS encoding LysR family transcriptional regulator encodes MSRAKSTLEQWRIVQAVVDFGGYAQAAEKLNKSQSSLNHAVAKLQHQLGINLLEVKGRKAYLTEQGEVLLRRSRHLTQSVEELEQLASNLGQGWEPNLTIAREIVYPMDNLVESLREFLPDSRGTRVTIIDSVISGTHELINNNQADIAICATAPKGHISEPLCELSFELVCHPDHPLATLTLIEDDKQLAQHLQIVIKDTGINASNDIGWLKAEQRWTVSNFHEAKSILARNIGFCWIPSFLVEQEIANKQLIRLHLRGSYQRKIMLNLVIPNRDQQGPACKLLESLILKQHDLPFNG; translated from the coding sequence ATGAGCAGAGCAAAATCAACCTTAGAACAATGGCGAATAGTCCAAGCTGTTGTTGATTTTGGCGGCTATGCTCAAGCGGCAGAAAAACTCAACAAAAGCCAATCATCGTTAAATCATGCCGTGGCCAAGTTACAACATCAATTGGGGATCAATCTACTCGAAGTCAAAGGTCGAAAAGCATATTTAACTGAGCAAGGTGAAGTGTTATTGCGTCGCTCTCGCCACCTAACTCAATCTGTTGAAGAACTTGAACAACTGGCCTCAAATTTAGGCCAAGGCTGGGAACCTAACCTCACTATTGCCAGAGAAATTGTTTACCCAATGGACAATCTTGTGGAATCATTGAGAGAGTTTTTACCGGACAGCCGTGGTACTCGGGTAACCATTATTGATTCTGTTATTTCCGGAACCCACGAACTTATCAATAATAATCAAGCTGATATTGCTATTTGTGCCACCGCACCTAAAGGCCATATATCTGAACCATTATGTGAATTAAGTTTTGAACTGGTTTGCCATCCAGATCATCCTCTGGCAACACTGACTTTAATTGAAGATGACAAGCAATTAGCCCAGCACCTACAAATTGTCATTAAAGATACCGGAATTAATGCCAGTAATGATATTGGGTGGTTAAAAGCAGAACAACGTTGGACCGTCTCTAACTTTCATGAAGCAAAGAGTATTCTGGCCCGTAATATTGGCTTTTGTTGGATACCTAGCTTTTTAGTTGAACAAGAAATTGCCAATAAACAGCTTATCCGCTTACATTTACGTGGCAGTTATCAGCGCAAAATAATGCTTAACTTGGTCATTCCCAATCGAGATCAACAAGGACCCGCCTGTAAATTATTAGAAAGCCTCATTTTGAAACAACATGATTTACCCTTTAATGGCTAA
- a CDS encoding chemotaxis protein: protein MQVQSAYSSGLQGLQSAQQGLAQATTSVATPDQQKPAVANASTQDTVTLSSRAVDQTDTTAALVSATQSSNQAQASTRVIEEASETVGSLIDIEV from the coding sequence ATGCAAGTTCAATCAGCGTATTCGTCTGGTTTACAAGGTTTACAAAGTGCTCAGCAAGGTTTAGCGCAAGCAACAACATCTGTAGCAACGCCAGATCAGCAAAAGCCAGCAGTCGCTAATGCATCAACTCAAGATACTGTGACACTTAGTTCACGTGCAGTTGATCAAACTGACACCACAGCAGCTTTAGTCTCTGCAACTCAATCATCGAATCAAGCTCAAGCTTCAACACGAGTGATTGAAGAGGCTTCTGAAACAGTGGGCAGTTTGATTGATATAGAAGTGTAA
- a CDS encoding thiazole synthase, with protein MLTIADHQFSSRLFTGTGKFSDHNTMLQAINSSGSQLVTLAMKRIDLTRGHDNLLGPLQSMGVKLLPNTAGARNAKEAIFAAELAYEMLGTKWIKLEIHPDPKYLMPDPIETLIAAQQLCEQGYIVMPYVHADPVLCRRLEEVGCAAVMPLGSPIGSNQGLATETFLRIIIEQASIPVIIDAGIGAPSQACRAMEMGAAAVLVNTAIASSAYPQQMAKCFADAVATGRQAYLAGLGAVNHHADATSPLTGFLTEASINSLTQSVNIKEG; from the coding sequence ATGTTAACGATAGCCGATCATCAATTTTCGTCTCGATTATTCACCGGGACGGGAAAATTTTCAGATCACAACACTATGTTACAAGCTATAAACAGTTCGGGATCACAGTTAGTTACCTTGGCGATGAAGCGGATTGATTTAACCCGCGGCCATGACAATTTACTCGGGCCGCTGCAAAGTATGGGGGTAAAGTTATTACCTAATACCGCGGGTGCGCGTAATGCCAAAGAGGCTATTTTTGCTGCTGAACTGGCTTATGAAATGCTTGGCACTAAATGGATTAAACTTGAAATTCATCCAGATCCTAAATATCTCATGCCAGATCCTATTGAAACATTAATCGCGGCTCAACAATTATGCGAACAAGGCTATATTGTCATGCCTTATGTGCATGCCGATCCTGTGTTATGTCGGCGATTAGAAGAAGTCGGCTGCGCCGCAGTGATGCCTCTTGGTAGCCCCATTGGCAGTAACCAAGGTCTAGCCACGGAAACCTTTTTACGCATTATCATCGAACAAGCCAGCATACCTGTGATCATTGATGCTGGAATTGGTGCCCCCTCGCAAGCTTGCAGAGCAATGGAAATGGGGGCTGCAGCCGTATTGGTTAATACCGCGATTGCAAGTAGTGCTTATCCTCAGCAAATGGCGAAATGCTTTGCTGATGCGGTCGCGACAGGAAGACAAGCCTACCTTGCAGGTTTAGGGGCTGTGAACCATCACGCCGATGCAACCAGTCCATTAACCGGATTTCTGACAGAAGCATCAATCAATTCACTGACGCAGTCAGTGAACATCAAGGAGGGTTAG
- a CDS encoding DUF3541 domain-containing protein, whose protein sequence is MLELRKSKTLSYLLLSATLFSSVAFAKESAEKTAHTLTAEQVYQGIKSNLETNLYSLPPRVQGHYAIRQFRMTGEPKYANGSLIDLLTIAERQAYYSCNLDKPGFIKSESKIEADKLGSGPRAIARKEAIAPYPNFMLYTDVLLRYASRVDEFGFTGPCHDLMIKTLKNANLEPAFTDTKMIKAWAAQLINYVYWAKQIGVGDYYQAYKQAFIKTYPDSNDDKLKKGQYKNKVYGMTHFIFSASEYYQHPVDPKEYQWILNYFEKNIDRILTDTTEDIITEVGISFLITGNGDNPVVDKVKQHVIAAYDPKIMMIPSPHGKAELSSGEHRNVLAMMLLNWPETLHKGPYLNNIASTKKYLPKLVKPKASLNNAK, encoded by the coding sequence ATGCTGGAACTACGCAAGAGTAAAACACTCTCGTATTTACTATTGTCAGCTACGTTGTTTAGTAGTGTGGCTTTCGCAAAAGAATCGGCAGAAAAAACCGCCCATACTTTAACCGCTGAACAAGTTTATCAAGGCATAAAATCCAATTTAGAAACCAACCTTTACTCCTTACCCCCACGAGTTCAAGGCCACTATGCTATACGCCAATTCCGTATGACTGGGGAACCCAAATACGCTAACGGCTCATTAATTGATCTCCTCACTATTGCTGAACGTCAAGCTTACTATTCATGTAATCTGGATAAGCCTGGTTTTATTAAAAGTGAATCAAAAATTGAGGCGGATAAATTAGGTTCAGGCCCACGAGCTATTGCCCGTAAAGAAGCCATCGCTCCCTACCCTAATTTTATGTTATATACCGACGTGCTATTGCGCTATGCCAGTCGAGTGGATGAGTTTGGTTTTACCGGACCTTGTCATGATTTAATGATAAAAACCCTAAAAAATGCTAATTTAGAACCTGCTTTCACTGATACAAAAATGATTAAGGCTTGGGCCGCGCAGTTAATCAACTATGTATATTGGGCCAAACAAATCGGCGTTGGCGACTATTACCAAGCTTACAAACAAGCTTTTATTAAAACCTATCCAGATAGCAATGATGATAAACTCAAAAAAGGCCAATATAAAAACAAAGTCTATGGTATGACTCACTTTATTTTTTCCGCCAGCGAGTATTATCAACACCCTGTCGATCCAAAAGAATATCAGTGGATTTTAAATTACTTTGAGAAAAATATTGATCGTATTCTGACCGACACGACTGAAGATATTATTACTGAAGTTGGGATTAGTTTCTTAATTACGGGTAATGGCGATAACCCAGTTGTGGATAAAGTGAAACAACACGTGATTGCGGCATATGATCCAAAAATCATGATGATCCCGTCACCACATGGCAAAGCTGAATTATCTTCTGGTGAACACAGAAACGTACTAGCAATGATGTTATTAAATTGGCCTGAAACATTACACAAAGGTCCGTATTTAAATAATATTGCGAGTACTAAAAAGTACTTACCAAAATTAGTGAAGCCTAAAGCTTCTCTGAACAATGCTAAATAA
- a CDS encoding putative metalloprotease CJM1_0395 family protein gives MSAPMVSANIGSFINAAHHNTISAAAIHTSSVANNSLKITAIETTSHIKPTSINPISTKSINTDTAVGQNSTSQQHAYQPQTAQATASQTAAIDKTQSYKIVGSDPLNSYNLKSGPANLAGVLNNSSVPAQASITLAEKSVSADVITNISSDAANTQQPVVRTIAATNDIAADPFAAESDSQSAPQASNNQDETATQQVEQQIVKKQQQIEQAQTKQIEQLVQRDTEVKTHEQAHAAVGGSLTQSPSYQYEKGPDGRRYAVEGEVSIDVSPVSGDPKATLSKMQKVYAAAMAPVQPSMADIRVAAQALQNMNEANKQLIQDRQQDTGSTLNNQTSAESGNIFTRAQNQQPLTPATNSNNSIAPNSSVLKIDTTHGIDNANINSLSSKRPVSAAQGNEALVNNGLANNTVTNNAVTNNNSNAERDSSRQIQTSLSSSERDQYQSIEIYV, from the coding sequence ATGAGTGCGCCAATGGTTTCTGCTAACATTGGTTCATTCATTAATGCTGCCCATCACAATACAATATCCGCAGCAGCTATTCACACCAGTAGCGTTGCAAACAATAGTCTTAAAATCACTGCTATTGAAACTACTAGTCATATCAAACCCACTAGTATTAATCCAATCAGTACCAAGTCTATCAATACTGATACTGCTGTCGGTCAAAATTCCACTTCTCAACAACACGCTTATCAGCCACAAACGGCTCAAGCTACAGCAAGTCAAACTGCTGCAATAGACAAAACTCAATCTTATAAAATTGTCGGTTCTGATCCACTTAATAGTTATAACCTAAAGAGCGGTCCTGCGAATCTGGCTGGCGTATTGAATAATTCATCCGTGCCAGCACAGGCAAGCATCACACTTGCTGAAAAATCAGTCAGTGCAGATGTTATAACTAATATTTCAAGTGATGCGGCAAATACGCAACAGCCAGTGGTTAGAACTATTGCGGCAACAAATGACATAGCAGCGGATCCCTTTGCTGCTGAGTCTGATTCACAATCAGCTCCTCAGGCATCAAATAATCAAGATGAAACAGCTACACAGCAAGTTGAGCAACAGATTGTAAAAAAGCAACAGCAAATAGAACAAGCTCAAACAAAGCAGATTGAACAACTTGTACAACGAGATACCGAGGTTAAAACTCACGAACAAGCTCATGCAGCAGTGGGCGGTAGTTTAACTCAGAGCCCTAGTTATCAATATGAAAAAGGGCCAGACGGCCGGCGTTATGCCGTAGAAGGTGAGGTGAGTATTGATGTGTCGCCTGTTTCAGGCGATCCTAAAGCAACATTAAGTAAAATGCAGAAGGTATATGCGGCAGCGATGGCGCCAGTGCAACCATCAATGGCAGATATTCGTGTGGCTGCACAAGCGCTACAAAACATGAATGAAGCAAATAAACAGTTGATACAAGACCGCCAGCAAGATACTGGTTCAACACTGAATAATCAAACCTCAGCTGAGAGCGGCAATATTTTTACTCGCGCACAGAATCAACAGCCATTGACTCCAGCAACTAACTCAAACAACTCTATCGCGCCAAATAGTAGTGTTTTGAAAATAGACACAACACATGGTATTGATAACGCAAATATCAATTCATTGTCGTCTAAGCGTCCTGTATCTGCAGCACAGGGTAATGAGGCACTGGTTAATAATGGTCTTGCTAATAATACAGTTACAAATAATGCGGTGACAAATAATAACAGTAATGCCGAACGAGACTCTAGTCGTCAAATACAAACGTCTTTATCTTCATCAGAACGCGACCAATATCAATCGATTGAAATTTATGTGTAG
- a CDS encoding HesA/MoeB/ThiF family protein gives MNILSDQQYIQYSRTMLLSDIGETGQLAIMNSSVVIIGMGGLGHLVAHYLAAAGVQHMLLIDHDVIELSNLPRQLLFTAADIGQTKVAVTKRVLNRAYPEININTIAEKVTAQHFYQLIKRKVTKPLVFDCTDNFKTRQFINQLCVEHKLTLVSGAISGYQGQLFCIDFSDSGSNLHPNSGCYRCLYPLDMTITQNCTRAGVLGPAAGIIASMQALVGIQHLSNTFTQYGILHCFNAKNLHWQHAHMSQDPDCAVCHQQSVTQLSEQPNDAY, from the coding sequence ATGAATATACTATCGGATCAGCAGTATATCCAGTACTCACGCACCATGTTACTCAGTGATATTGGCGAGACTGGCCAACTCGCCATTATGAATAGTTCGGTCGTCATTATTGGCATGGGCGGATTAGGGCATCTAGTCGCTCATTACCTCGCGGCGGCAGGTGTTCAGCATATGTTGTTGATTGACCATGATGTTATTGAACTATCTAACTTGCCACGGCAGCTATTATTTACTGCCGCAGATATTGGCCAAACCAAAGTTGCTGTTACTAAAAGAGTGCTTAATCGTGCTTACCCTGAAATCAACATCAATACTATTGCGGAAAAAGTTACTGCCCAGCATTTTTATCAGCTTATCAAGCGAAAAGTAACCAAGCCTTTAGTATTCGATTGCACTGATAATTTCAAGACACGGCAGTTTATTAATCAACTCTGCGTTGAACATAAATTGACGTTGGTTAGTGGCGCAATCAGTGGCTATCAAGGACAACTATTTTGTATTGATTTTTCAGACTCAGGCTCTAATTTACACCCAAATAGCGGCTGTTATCGTTGTTTATATCCACTTGATATGACGATTACGCAAAATTGTACTCGAGCAGGAGTTCTTGGCCCTGCTGCGGGCATTATTGCCAGTATGCAAGCGCTGGTGGGCATACAACATCTTAGTAATACCTTCACTCAATACGGTATTTTACATTGCTTTAATGCTAAAAACTTACATTGGCAGCATGCCCACATGAGCCAAGATCCAGACTGTGCAGTGTGTCATCAACAGTCAGTCACTCAGCTTTCGGAGCAGCCCAATGACGCATACTAA